A genome region from Corvus hawaiiensis isolate bCorHaw1 chromosome 4, bCorHaw1.pri.cur, whole genome shotgun sequence includes the following:
- the DMC1 gene encoding meiotic recombination protein DMC1/LIM15 homolog isoform X2 encodes MKAMEDQVVQEEPGYQDDEESFFQDIDLLQKHGIEPGFLTAFEYSEKRKMVFHISTGSQEFDKLLGGGIESMAITEAFGEFRTGKTQLSHTLCVTAQLPGPNGYTGGKIIFIDTENTFRPDRLRDIADRFNVDHEAVLDNVLYARAYTSEHQMELLDYVAAKFHEEAGIFKLLIIDSIMALFRVDFSGRGELAERQQKLAQMLSRLQKISEEYNVAVFVTNQMTADPGATMTFQADPKKPIGGHILAHASTTRISLRKGRGELRIAKIYDSPEMPENEATFAITAGGIGDAKE; translated from the exons ATGAAGGCCATGGAGGATCAAGTAGTCCAAGAAGAACCAGGATACCAGGATGATGAG GAATCCTTTTTTCAGGATATTGacctgctgcagaagcatggaATT GAACCAGGTTTCCTCACTGCCTTTGAGTACAGTGAAAAACGGAAGATGGTATTTCATATTTCCACTGGCAGCCAGGAATTTGA TAAACTTCTGGGTGGTGGGATTGAAAGCATGGCAATTACTGAGGCCTTTGGAG AGTTCCGGACAGGCAAAACCCAGCTATCTCACACTCTTTGTG tgacagctcagctcccaggaCCAAATGGCTACACAGGTGGAAAGATTATCTTCATTGATACCGAGAACACTTT CCGGCCAGACCGCCTGCGTGACATTGCTGATCGCTTCAATGTTGACCATGAGGCAGTGCTTGACAACGTGCTGTATGCACGTGCATATACCA GTGAACATCAGATGGAATTGCTTGACTATGTAGCAGCCAAGTTCCATGAGGAAGCTGGTATCTTCAAGTTATTG ATCATTGACTCCATAATGGCACTTTTCCGTGTGGATTTCAGTGGTCGCGGAGAGTTGGCCGAACGACAACAGAAACTAGCTCAGATGTTGTCAAGGCTCCAAAAAATATCAGAAG AATATAATGTGGCTGTGTTTGTGACCAACCAGATGACTGCTGACCCAGGAGCAACTATGAC CTTTCAGGCAGACCCGAAAAAGCCCATTGGGGGCCACATCCTTGCTCATGCTTCGACTACCAGGATCAGTttgaggaaagggagaggggagcTGCGGATTGCAAAGATCTACGACAG cCCTGAGATGCCTGAAAACGAAGCCACATTTGCAATAACTGCCGGAGGGATTGGGGATGCCAAAGAATAG
- the DMC1 gene encoding meiotic recombination protein DMC1/LIM15 homolog isoform X1, which translates to MKAMEDQVVQEEPGYQDDEESFFQDIDLLQKHGINVADIKKLKAVGICTIKGIQMTTRRALCNVKGLSEAKVDKIKEAANKLVEPGFLTAFEYSEKRKMVFHISTGSQEFDKLLGGGIESMAITEAFGEFRTGKTQLSHTLCVTAQLPGPNGYTGGKIIFIDTENTFRPDRLRDIADRFNVDHEAVLDNVLYARAYTSEHQMELLDYVAAKFHEEAGIFKLLIIDSIMALFRVDFSGRGELAERQQKLAQMLSRLQKISEEYNVAVFVTNQMTADPGATMTFQADPKKPIGGHILAHASTTRISLRKGRGELRIAKIYDSPEMPENEATFAITAGGIGDAKE; encoded by the exons ATGAAGGCCATGGAGGATCAAGTAGTCCAAGAAGAACCAGGATACCAGGATGATGAG GAATCCTTTTTTCAGGATATTGacctgctgcagaagcatggaATT AACGTAGCAGATATTAAAAAGCTGAAGGCAGTTGGGATTTGCACAATCAAAGGAATCCAGATGACCACAAGAAGGGCGCTGTGCAATGTGAAGGGGCTCTCAGAGGCCAAAGTGGACAAGATTAAAGAAGCTGCAAACAAGCTTGTT GAACCAGGTTTCCTCACTGCCTTTGAGTACAGTGAAAAACGGAAGATGGTATTTCATATTTCCACTGGCAGCCAGGAATTTGA TAAACTTCTGGGTGGTGGGATTGAAAGCATGGCAATTACTGAGGCCTTTGGAG AGTTCCGGACAGGCAAAACCCAGCTATCTCACACTCTTTGTG tgacagctcagctcccaggaCCAAATGGCTACACAGGTGGAAAGATTATCTTCATTGATACCGAGAACACTTT CCGGCCAGACCGCCTGCGTGACATTGCTGATCGCTTCAATGTTGACCATGAGGCAGTGCTTGACAACGTGCTGTATGCACGTGCATATACCA GTGAACATCAGATGGAATTGCTTGACTATGTAGCAGCCAAGTTCCATGAGGAAGCTGGTATCTTCAAGTTATTG ATCATTGACTCCATAATGGCACTTTTCCGTGTGGATTTCAGTGGTCGCGGAGAGTTGGCCGAACGACAACAGAAACTAGCTCAGATGTTGTCAAGGCTCCAAAAAATATCAGAAG AATATAATGTGGCTGTGTTTGTGACCAACCAGATGACTGCTGACCCAGGAGCAACTATGAC CTTTCAGGCAGACCCGAAAAAGCCCATTGGGGGCCACATCCTTGCTCATGCTTCGACTACCAGGATCAGTttgaggaaagggagaggggagcTGCGGATTGCAAAGATCTACGACAG cCCTGAGATGCCTGAAAACGAAGCCACATTTGCAATAACTGCCGGAGGGATTGGGGATGCCAAAGAATAG